The following proteins are co-located in the Triticum aestivum cultivar Chinese Spring chromosome 1A, IWGSC CS RefSeq v2.1, whole genome shotgun sequence genome:
- the LOC123182240 gene encoding probable calcium-binding protein CML14 produces the protein MTNPSPAPAKGASLWGSQLKQLRSLFDRFDMDGDGSLTQLELAALLRSLGLRPTGDESRALLLAIDADGSGTVEFDELARAIAPVLTAHAPRLVDQAQLLEVFRAFDRDGNGYISAAELARSMAKLGQPLTFEELRTMMRDADADGDGVISFGEFAAVMARSALDFLGVPAA, from the coding sequence ATGACGAACCCATCGCCGGCGCCAGCCAAGGGGGCGTCGCTCTGGGGCAGCCAGCTGAAGCAGCTGCGCTCCCTCTTCGACCGCTTCGACAtggacggcgacggcagcctcacccagCTCGAGCTGGCGGCCCTCCTCCGCTCCCTCGGCCTACGCCCCACGGGCGACGAGTCGCGCGCGCTGCTCCTCGCCATCGACGCCGACGGCAGCGGCACCGTGGAGTTCGACGAGCTGGCGCGCGCCATCGCGCCGGTCCTCACCGCCCACGCGCCGCGGCTCGTCGaccaggcgcagctgctcgaggTCTTCCGCGCCTTCGACCGCGACGGCAACGGCTACATCTCCGCCGCCGAGCTCGCGCGCTCCATGGCCAAGCTGGGCCAGCCGCTCACCTTCGAGGAGCTGCGGACCATGATGCGGGACGCGGACGCGGACGGGGACGGCGTGATTAGCTTCGGGGAGTTCGCCGCCGTCATGGCCCGGTCCGCGCTCGACTTCCTCGGAGTCCCCGCCGCCTAA
- the LOC123069403 gene encoding uncharacterized protein, producing the protein MVGPKRGIDLSGNIVVEYDMRIKTYEEVKHDLQLIDGASMIHHKDLRDRRAFTSRIHGDHGAIDLTVSALDDAVEATVEVVRSEVQSGFALRLGCFIGGVDEEIQIFDGAVGSEAHGLKLKRFVVAVAIRSWMKLEFKVAPESARCQIAFMANNHGVSCRNMKMDFALFSVKMTWSSLPWRAPSLHRRSKNSS; encoded by the coding sequence ATGGTCGGGCCGAAGAGAGGGATAGATCTGAGTGGCAACATTGTAGTCGAATACGACATGAGGATCAAGACATACGAAGAAGTAAAGCATGACCTACAATTGATCGACGGCGCATCGATGATACACCACAAGGACCTGCGGGATCGCCGGGCATTTACGAGTCGTATCCACGGCGACCACGGCGCAATAGATCTCACTGTGTCGGCCCTTGATGACGCGGTTGAGGCGACCGTGGAAGTCGTCAGATCGGAAGTGCAGAGCGGCTTCGCTCTACGCCTTGGGTGCTTCATTGGCGGGGTGGATGAGGAGATCCAAATCTTCGACGGCGCCGTCGGCAGCGAGGCACATGGGTTGAAATTAAAAAGGTTTGTGGTGGCTGTAGCGATAAGGTCTTGGATGAAGCTGGAATTCAAGGTGGCCCCGGAGTCGGCGCGGTGTCAGATTGCCTTCATGGCGAACAACCATGGGGTTTCTTGTCGGAATATGAAGATGGATTTTGCATTGTTCTCAGTGAAGATGACATGGTCCTCTTTGCCTTGGCGGGCACCGAGCTTACACCGGCGGTCCAAGAATTCAAGCTAG
- the LOC123069417 gene encoding serine/threonine-protein kinase STY13 encodes MKEAAVGGSGGGGDGAGFVRADQIDLKSLDEQLDRHLARAWTLDKPKRGAGDGQERQQQPRQDWEADPARLVVRGVIARGTFGTVHRGVYDGLDVAVKLLDWGEDGHRSEQEITAIRAAFSQEVSVWHKLDHPNVTKFIGAIMGAGDLNIQTEDGNIGMPSNVCCVIVEYLAGGALKTFLIKNRRRKLAFKVVVQIALDLARGLSYLHSKKIVHRDVKTENMLLDKTRTVKIADFGVARHEAANPSDMTGEIGTLGYMAPEVLNGNAYNRKCDVYSYGICLWEVYCCDMPYADLSFSEVTSAVVRQNLRPEIPRCCPSAFANVMKRCWDANPDKRPEMAEVVTMLEAIDTSKGGGMIPVDQARGIGCLSCLRPRRGP; translated from the exons ATGAAGGAGGCGGCtgttggcggcagcggcggcggcggggacggggcCGGGTTCGTGCGGGCGGACCAGATCGACCTCAAGAGCCTCGACGAGCAGCTCGACCGCCACCTCGCCCGCGCATGGACCCTGGACAAGCCCAAGCGCGGCGCCGGCGACGGCCAGGAGCGGCAGCAGCAGCCGCGCCAGGACTGGGAGGCCGACCCCGCCAGGCTCGTCGTCCGGGGCGTCATCGCGCGCGGCACCTTCGGCACCGTCCACCGCGGCGTCTACGACGGCCTCGACGTCGCAG TTAAATTGCTTGATTGGGGGGAAGATGGTCACAGGTCAGAGCAAGAAATAACAGCAATAAGAGCAGCTTTTTCACAAGAAGTCTCCGTCTGGCATAAGCTTGATCATCCAAATGTAACTAAG TTTATAGGGGCTATAATGGGTGCTGGGGATCTGAATATTCAGACAGAAGATGGAAACATTGGCATGCCAAGTAATGTGTGCTGTGTCATTGTGGAGTACCTTGCTGGAGGTGCACTGAAAACATTTCTGATAAAGAACAGGAGAAGGAAGCTGGCTTTCAAAGTTGTGGTCCAGATAGCTCTTGACCTTGCCAGGGG ATTAAGCTATCTTCACTCAAAGAAAATTGTTCACCGTGACGTAAAGACTGAAAACATGCTTCTTGACAAAACAAGAACTGTAAAAATCGCCGACTTTGGTGTTGCTCGCCATGAAGCTGCAAACCCCAGCGACATGACAGGCGAAATTGGCACCCTTGGCTACATGGCAcctgag GTTCTCAACGGCAACGCTTACAACAGGAAATGCGACGTCTACAGCTACGGGATCTGCCTTTGGGAGGTGTACTGCTGCGACATGCCGTACGCGGACCTGAGCTTCTCGGAGGTCACGTCCGCTGTTGTTCGTCAG AACCTGAGGCCGGAGATACCGCGGTGCTGCCCGAGCGCCTTTGCGAACGTGATGAAGCGGTGCTGGGACGCGAACCCCGACAAGCGGCCAGAGATGGCAGAGGTGGTGACGATGCTGGAGGCGATCGACACGTCCAAGGGTGGGGGCATGATCCCTGTGGACCAAGCGCGGGGCATCGGGTGCCTCTCGTGCCTCAGGCCACGCAGGGGCCCCTGA